A genome region from Flavobacterium sp. includes the following:
- a CDS encoding DUF177 domain-containing protein, producing the protein MSKSKEFLIPFVGLKLGKHHFEYQIDNTFFKNFEYDEFQSADIKVSLVFDKKSNMLELEFKHKGTVNVPCDLTSEDFDLPLKGKMKLIVRFGEEFNNDNEELLILPHGEHELDVAQYIYEMIALSVPQKRIHPGVKDGTLQTEALTKLNELSVKEQKEESKQEEDIDPRWEKLKKLLTDK; encoded by the coding sequence ATGAGCAAATCAAAAGAATTTTTAATTCCTTTCGTAGGATTAAAGCTAGGAAAACACCATTTTGAATATCAAATAGATAACACGTTCTTTAAGAACTTTGAATACGACGAGTTTCAAAGTGCAGATATTAAAGTGAGTTTGGTTTTCGATAAGAAAAGCAACATGTTAGAGTTGGAATTCAAACACAAAGGAACCGTAAATGTACCTTGTGACCTAACAAGTGAAGATTTTGATCTTCCTTTAAAAGGGAAAATGAAATTAATTGTTCGTTTTGGAGAAGAATTCAATAATGATAACGAAGAACTGTTAATTTTACCACATGGAGAACATGAATTAGATGTAGCACAATACATTTATGAAATGATTGCACTTTCTGTGCCTCAAAAAAGAATACATCCAGGGGTAAAAGACGGAACTTTGCAAACGGAGGCTTTGACAAAATTGAATGAGTTAAGTGTAAAAGAACAAAAGGAAGAGAGTAAACAAGAAGAAGATATTGACCCGCGTTGGGAAAAATTAAAGAAACTATTAACGGATAAATAA
- the pdxA gene encoding 4-hydroxythreonine-4-phosphate dehydrogenase PdxA, whose product MNKKAENIIVGISVGDLNGIGSEVILKTFEDSRMLELCTPVIFANAKILSFVKKSFTSSVQFHGVDKLDQIIPGKVNVYNLWREGVDINFGKNDEKIGEYAIKSFAAATKALKEGLVDVLVTAPINKYNIQSEEFKFPGHTDYLDQELEGNALMMMVQDNLRVGLLTDHVPLNEVASHITEELITRKIETIRKSLVQDFSIVKPKIAVLGLNPHSGDGGVIGKEEDLILKPVLKKIFDNGTLVFGPFSADGFFGSGQYEKYDAIVATYHDQGLIPFKTLSFGKGVNYTAGLNKVRTSPDHGTGYDIAGKDMADFNSFKEAVYLALDIFRSRNQYEEISEKPLKIKEKQL is encoded by the coding sequence ATGAATAAAAAAGCAGAAAATATAATTGTTGGAATTTCAGTTGGAGATTTAAACGGTATTGGAAGCGAAGTTATACTGAAAACATTCGAAGATTCCAGAATGCTGGAATTATGTACGCCGGTTATTTTTGCAAATGCTAAAATACTATCATTTGTAAAGAAAAGTTTTACCTCTTCAGTTCAGTTTCATGGTGTAGATAAACTGGATCAGATTATTCCCGGAAAAGTAAATGTTTACAATTTATGGAGAGAAGGGGTTGATATTAATTTTGGGAAAAATGATGAAAAAATAGGCGAATATGCTATAAAATCATTCGCTGCGGCAACAAAAGCTTTAAAAGAAGGTTTGGTTGATGTTTTGGTAACGGCACCAATCAATAAATATAATATTCAGTCTGAAGAGTTTAAATTTCCTGGACATACCGATTATTTAGATCAGGAATTAGAAGGAAATGCTCTTATGATGATGGTTCAGGATAATTTAAGAGTAGGTTTGTTAACAGATCATGTTCCTTTAAATGAAGTTGCATCTCATATAACAGAAGAATTAATTACCAGAAAAATTGAAACAATACGAAAATCTCTGGTTCAGGATTTTAGTATAGTAAAGCCAAAAATTGCTGTTTTAGGATTAAACCCGCATAGTGGAGATGGAGGCGTAATAGGAAAAGAAGAAGATCTGATCTTAAAACCGGTTTTGAAAAAAATATTCGATAACGGGACTTTGGTTTTCGGACCTTTTTCTGCCGATGGATTTTTTGGAAGCGGACAATATGAAAAATATGATGCTATCGTAGCAACTTATCACGATCAGGGATTAATTCCGTTTAAAACTTTGTCTTTCGGTAAAGGAGTAAATTATACAGCAGGATTAAATAAAGTGAGAACTTCGCCGGATCACGGTACAGGTTATGATATAGCAGGAAAAGACATGGCTGATTTCAATTCATTCAAAGAAGCAGTTTATCTTGCGCTGGATATTTTTCGCTCTCGTAATCAGTATGAGGAGATTAGCGAAAAACCTCTAAAAATAAAAGAAAAACAATTATAA
- a CDS encoding riboflavin synthase translates to MFTGIIETLGRIHEIQKDKNNLHVTVDSSITNELKIDQSVSHNGICLTVVAIKDSFYTVTAIEETILKTNIGDWKVNDIVNLERGMKLGDRLDGHIVQGHVDQTGVCTKIEEANGSWNYTFEYDRNLNNITIEKGSITVNGVSLTVVNSKTNEFSVSIIPYTFENTNFKDFKVGTKINLEFDVVGKYISRLYAINK, encoded by the coding sequence ATGTTTACAGGAATTATTGAAACACTTGGAAGAATCCACGAAATACAGAAAGATAAAAACAACTTACACGTTACAGTTGACTCCTCTATTACTAACGAATTAAAAATTGACCAGAGCGTTTCTCATAACGGAATCTGCCTTACAGTTGTCGCTATTAAAGATTCGTTTTATACTGTTACCGCTATTGAGGAAACAATTTTAAAAACCAATATTGGCGACTGGAAAGTTAATGATATTGTAAATCTTGAAAGAGGAATGAAACTTGGAGATCGTCTTGACGGCCATATTGTTCAGGGCCACGTAGACCAAACCGGAGTTTGTACAAAAATCGAAGAGGCTAACGGAAGCTGGAATTATACTTTTGAATACGACCGAAACCTAAATAACATTACGATTGAAAAAGGATCTATTACGGTTAACGGAGTAAGTTTAACTGTTGTAAACTCTAAAACAAATGAATTTAGCGTTTCTATAATTCCTTATACTTTTGAAAACACCAATTTTAAAGATTTTAAAGTAGGTACAAAAATCAATCTTGAGTTTGATGTTGTTGGGAAATATATTTCAAGACTTTATGCGATAAACAAATAA
- the dcm gene encoding DNA (cytosine-5-)-methyltransferase produces the protein MENKYTVGSLYAGVGGICLGFEKAGFKLKWANEFDKKACVTYRNNFQHNLIEGDVMDLNVTSLEKIDILTAGFPCQPFSLAGHRKGFNDSRGNHFFKILDFIDEMRPKVVFLENVKNLKSHDKGNTLKVIKSEIKKRNYTFDSSILNTKDFGNTPHNRERLFMIAFDKDFIKTKSFKFQFPEKENLTRSLKDLIITEKVSDKFYYGEDKYMYTKLKEAVVDKNRIYQFRRQYVRENKAGLCPTLTANMGTGGHNVPIITTDFGFRKLTPRECFRLQGFPDDYLLPKISNSSLYKQAGNSVSMPVIQKLAEEIFKVIQKVETKEKKKEKLNI, from the coding sequence ATGGAAAATAAATATACAGTTGGTAGTTTGTACGCAGGCGTAGGCGGTATTTGTTTGGGTTTTGAAAAAGCTGGTTTTAAATTGAAATGGGCAAACGAATTTGACAAAAAAGCCTGTGTTACCTACAGAAACAATTTCCAACACAATCTTATTGAAGGCGATGTAATGGACTTAAACGTTACTTCTCTTGAAAAAATAGATATTTTAACCGCCGGATTTCCGTGTCAGCCATTTTCGCTTGCCGGACATCGAAAAGGTTTTAACGACAGTCGTGGAAATCATTTTTTTAAGATTCTTGATTTTATTGACGAAATGAGACCTAAGGTTGTTTTTCTTGAAAATGTGAAAAATTTAAAAAGCCACGATAAAGGCAATACGCTGAAAGTTATAAAAAGCGAAATAAAAAAGCGAAATTATACTTTTGACAGTTCGATTTTGAATACTAAAGATTTTGGAAACACTCCTCATAATCGGGAAAGACTTTTCATGATCGCTTTTGACAAAGACTTCATAAAAACGAAAAGTTTTAAGTTTCAGTTCCCCGAAAAAGAGAATTTGACCCGATCTTTAAAAGATTTAATTATCACAGAAAAAGTTTCTGATAAATTTTATTATGGAGAAGACAAGTACATGTACACAAAACTAAAGGAAGCTGTAGTAGATAAAAATCGAATCTATCAATTTAGAAGACAATATGTTAGGGAAAACAAAGCAGGCTTATGTCCTACTCTGACAGCCAATATGGGAACCGGCGGACATAACGTTCCGATCATTACAACCGATTTTGGTTTTAGAAAACTAACTCCGAGAGAATGTTTCAGACTTCAAGGCTTTCCTGATGATTATTTATTGCCAAAAATTTCAAATTCGAGTTTATACAAACAAGCCGGAAATTCGGTTAGCATGCCGGTTATTCAAAAATTGGCCGAAGAGATTTTTAAAGTAATCCAGAAAGTCGAAACCAAAGAAAAGAAGAAAGAGAAATTAAATATTTAG